One Rickettsiales bacterium genomic window carries:
- the panD gene encoding aspartate 1-decarboxylase: protein MILNMLKAKIHRATVTEADLHYEGSITVDPVLLEASGILPYEQVDILNITNGERFTTYAIEAEKRGKGDIKINGAAARLVQKGDLVIICAYATMEPKKAKKYQPVVVLVDSKNKIKK from the coding sequence ATGATACTGAACATGTTAAAAGCGAAGATCCACCGCGCAACGGTGACCGAAGCAGACCTGCATTATGAAGGCTCTATCACGGTTGACCCGGTATTGCTGGAAGCTTCCGGTATCCTTCCTTATGAGCAGGTGGATATTCTCAATATCACCAACGGCGAACGCTTTACGACCTATGCGATCGAAGCGGAAAAACGCGGCAAGGGTGACATCAAAATCAATGGCGCCGCAGCAAGGCTCGTGCAGAAAGGCGATCTCGTAATTATCTGCGCTTATGCGACGATGGAGCCGAAGAAGGCCAAAAAGTATCAGCCGGTTGTCGTGCTGGTGGATAGCAAAAACAAAATCAAAAAGTAA
- a CDS encoding glycine--tRNA ligase subunit alpha, whose product MNNTRSLTFQEIILKLQNYWSAHHCVILQPYDMEVGAGTFHPATALRTLGPKTWNCAYVQPSRRPKDGRYGENPNRLQHYYQFQVILKPSPQNIQQLYLDSLRELGIDPMLHDIRFVEDDWESPTLGAWGLGWEVWCDGMEVTQFTYFQQVGGIECSPVAGELTYGLERLAMYIQGVENVYDLKYNDTVTYGEVFLQNEREFSAYNLEHADTKQLLEQFTHAEEECKALLAQKLPLPAYDQCIKASHRFNLLDARGVIGVTERASYIGRVRALAKSCCEAWVEKEQAA is encoded by the coding sequence ATGAACAATACACGCTCTCTCACTTTTCAGGAAATCATCCTGAAACTTCAAAATTACTGGTCCGCCCATCACTGCGTTATTCTGCAGCCATACGACATGGAAGTCGGAGCCGGAACGTTTCACCCGGCAACGGCATTGCGCACGCTCGGCCCCAAGACATGGAACTGTGCTTACGTGCAGCCCTCGCGCCGCCCGAAAGACGGCCGTTACGGTGAGAATCCGAACCGCCTGCAGCATTATTACCAGTTTCAGGTGATCCTGAAGCCTTCGCCGCAGAACATCCAGCAGCTTTATTTGGATAGTTTGCGCGAACTGGGGATCGACCCGATGTTGCATGATATCCGCTTCGTGGAAGATGACTGGGAAAGCCCGACGCTCGGCGCTTGGGGGCTTGGCTGGGAAGTCTGGTGCGACGGAATGGAAGTCACCCAGTTCACCTATTTCCAGCAGGTCGGCGGCATTGAATGCAGCCCCGTGGCCGGGGAACTGACCTACGGACTGGAAAGGCTCGCCATGTATATTCAGGGCGTAGAAAACGTCTATGACCTGAAATACAACGATACCGTAACTTACGGCGAGGTTTTCCTGCAGAACGAGCGCGAATTTTCGGCCTATAACCTTGAACATGCCGATACCAAACAGCTTTTGGAGCAATTTACGCACGCGGAAGAGGAATGCAAAGCGCTGCTGGCGCAGAAACTGCCCCTGCCCGCTTATGATCAGTGTATCAAGGCTTCTCACCGCTTTAACCTGCTGGATGCACGTGGCGTTATCGGTGTTACGGAACGTGCAAGTTATATCGGCCGTGTACGCGCTCTGGCGAAAAGCTGCTGTGAAGCCTGGGTGGAGAAGGAACAAGCCGCCTGA
- the raiA gene encoding ribosome-associated translation inhibitor RaiA, which translates to MKILISGKNIEVGASLQAHIEKRLAEVVHKHLDRVVNLNVVMTKEGYRYKCDINGNTGTSSGVMIKSTGTSEDVYASFDMAADKIEKQLRRYKRRITNHHKVSEEPAPVVVAKKYVIKDHEEEVHDDAPVVIAEKPTEIETLTVSAAVMKMDLADLPALMFFNSANGRINVVYKRADGNISWVDPEGKAA; encoded by the coding sequence ATGAAAATTCTTATTTCCGGCAAAAACATTGAAGTCGGTGCTTCTTTACAGGCGCATATTGAAAAGCGTCTTGCAGAAGTGGTCCATAAACATCTGGACCGGGTAGTAAATCTCAATGTGGTGATGACCAAGGAGGGCTATCGTTATAAGTGTGATATCAACGGCAATACCGGAACTTCTTCCGGTGTCATGATCAAGAGCACAGGAACGTCCGAAGACGTATATGCTTCTTTCGACATGGCAGCCGATAAAATCGAAAAACAGTTACGCCGTTACAAGCGCCGCATTACGAACCATCATAAGGTTTCCGAAGAACCGGCCCCTGTCGTGGTGGCAAAAAAGTACGTGATCAAGGATCATGAAGAGGAAGTGCATGACGATGCTCCGGTGGTGATTGCTGAAAAGCCGACGGAAATCGAAACGCTGACGGTGAGCGCAGCGGTGATGAAGATGGATCTGGCGGATTTGCCCGCTTTGATGTTCTTCAATTCCGCTAACGGACGCATCAACGTGGTTTATAAACGTGCAGACGGTAATATCTCCTGGGTTGACCCGGAAGGTAAAGCCGCGTAA
- a CDS encoding HPr kinase/phosphatase C-terminal domain-containing protein has translation MQQPLQVHASCVAIHSKGVLLFGEPGSGKSDLALRLIDRGAVLVSDDRVNLRKEGEHLIAKAPENIAGLMEIRGLGIMRLTMESDVPVCLAVQLVDRRVVDRLPVAETFECLGMHIPQIRLSPFDASAPIRIEMALASLQDKNMMRAGGLKECESGDV, from the coding sequence ATGCAACAACCACTACAAGTTCATGCTTCCTGTGTCGCAATACACTCCAAGGGAGTATTATTGTTCGGCGAACCCGGAAGCGGCAAGTCCGACCTTGCGCTGCGTCTTATCGACCGCGGTGCTGTGCTGGTCAGTGATGACCGCGTAAATTTACGTAAGGAAGGCGAACATCTGATTGCCAAAGCTCCGGAGAATATTGCCGGGCTGATGGAGATCAGGGGGCTTGGTATCATGCGGCTTACGATGGAAAGCGATGTGCCGGTTTGCCTGGCCGTGCAGCTTGTTGACAGGCGCGTGGTAGACCGGTTGCCCGTGGCGGAGACTTTTGAGTGTCTGGGCATGCATATTCCCCAGATCCGGCTCTCGCCATTTGATGCTTCTGCCCCGATCCGGATTGAGATGGCGTTAGCCAGTCTGCAGGATAAAAATATGATGCGGGCAGGTGGCTTAAAGGAATGTGAATCAGGCGATGTCTGA
- a CDS encoding SRPBCC family protein — MASITKEILVNVTAEKTWDAIRDVGNLHTRLVRGFVTNTRMEEGARIVTFANGMEVRELIVDMDEQQRRLVWSAQGGRSTHHNASVQVFAEGKTCRIVWIADFLPHEIKDAIDAMMEAGIKAIKTTLESDIA; from the coding sequence ATGGCATCGATCACCAAAGAAATCCTTGTCAATGTAACTGCAGAAAAAACGTGGGATGCCATTCGCGATGTTGGCAATCTGCATACTCGTCTCGTTCGCGGCTTCGTCACGAATACGCGCATGGAAGAAGGCGCAAGAATTGTCACCTTCGCAAACGGGATGGAAGTGCGCGAACTTATCGTGGATATGGACGAACAGCAGCGCAGATTAGTCTGGAGCGCACAGGGCGGACGCTCCACGCATCACAATGCATCGGTGCAGGTATTCGCGGAAGGAAAAACGTGTAGAATCGTCTGGATTGCAGACTTCCTGCCGCACGAAATAAAAGATGCTATCGATGCGATGATGGAAGCGGGTATAAAAGCGATCAAAACCACGCTCGAATCAGACATCGCCTGA